Proteins encoded in a region of the Streptomyces violaceoruber genome:
- a CDS encoding fumarylacetoacetate hydrolase family protein: protein MKLVRLGDPGRERPAVIDDRGVTRDLSSLTSDIDGAFLAADGIARTRRALADDVLPPLRTEGLRFGPPVARPGAVVCIGQNYAAHAAESGSEPPTRPVIFFKPPNTVVGPNDEVEIPRGSARTDWEVELAVVIGRTARYLDSPGQALEHVAGYAVSNDVSERDFQLEHSGGQWSKGKSCATFNPLGPFLVPADEVPDVQALRLRSFVNGEPRQDSRTADMIFSVAQLVYDLSQYLVLDPGDVINTGTPEGVALSGRFPYLRPGDVMEIEIEGLGRQRQALVPARTSSQSSLV from the coding sequence ATGAAACTCGTACGGCTCGGAGACCCCGGGCGGGAACGCCCCGCCGTCATCGACGACCGGGGCGTCACCCGGGACCTCTCCTCCCTGACCTCCGACATCGACGGCGCCTTCCTCGCGGCGGACGGCATCGCCCGCACCCGTCGGGCCCTGGCCGACGACGTCCTGCCCCCGCTGCGGACCGAGGGGCTGCGCTTCGGACCACCCGTCGCGCGGCCCGGCGCGGTGGTCTGCATCGGCCAGAACTACGCGGCCCACGCGGCGGAGTCCGGCAGCGAGCCGCCCACCCGCCCGGTGATCTTCTTCAAGCCGCCGAACACGGTGGTCGGCCCGAACGACGAGGTGGAGATCCCGCGCGGCTCCGCCAGGACGGACTGGGAGGTCGAACTCGCCGTCGTCATCGGCCGGACGGCGCGGTACCTGGACTCCCCCGGGCAAGCCCTGGAGCACGTGGCCGGCTACGCCGTCTCCAACGACGTGTCCGAGCGGGACTTCCAGCTGGAGCACTCCGGGGGCCAGTGGTCCAAGGGCAAGTCCTGCGCCACGTTCAACCCGCTCGGCCCCTTCCTGGTACCGGCCGACGAGGTGCCCGACGTCCAGGCTCTGCGGCTGCGGTCCTTCGTCAACGGCGAACCGCGGCAGGACTCGCGCACCGCCGACATGATCTTCTCCGTCGCGCAGCTCGTGTACGACCTGAGCCAGTACCTGGTCCTGGACCCGGGCGACGTCATCAACACCGGCACCCCGGAGGGCGTCGCCCTGTCCGGGCGCTTCCCCTACCTGCGGCCCGGTGACGTGATGGAGATCGAGATCGAGGGACTGGGGCGCCAGCGCCAGGCGCTTGTCCCCGCACGGACCTCTTCTCAGTCATCACTTGTATGA
- a CDS encoding IclR family transcriptional regulator, producing MSTRDGSVWASAAPAPAVLRAGAILDALADARGRALSPAQLAAAAGGIPRASVVNICAALREQELVHAVDGGFALGPGLLRLAQSYLDAFDPVRSFREQVSRLGDREETLQLATMDGADVVYLAVHEGTVLMRLTSRAGARLPVTCTALGKAMLAGLDDSGVCELLASREPFEARTPWSLTTLDALLAEVREVRTAGHAVDDQEAAEGIVCVAAAVPGPAGGGRSFAVSSSLLKSEATPERVAELAALIKGVVRRMGGAA from the coding sequence ATGAGTACTCGGGACGGATCGGTATGGGCCAGTGCCGCACCGGCGCCGGCGGTGCTGCGGGCGGGCGCGATCCTCGACGCGCTGGCGGACGCCCGCGGCCGGGCGCTGTCGCCCGCCCAACTGGCCGCCGCCGCGGGCGGCATACCGCGCGCGTCCGTCGTCAACATCTGCGCGGCCCTGCGCGAACAGGAACTGGTCCACGCCGTGGACGGCGGCTTCGCTCTCGGACCGGGCCTGCTCCGGCTCGCCCAGTCCTATCTCGACGCCTTCGATCCCGTACGCAGCTTCCGGGAGCAGGTGAGCCGCCTGGGCGACCGGGAGGAGACGCTCCAGCTGGCCACCATGGACGGCGCGGACGTCGTCTACCTGGCGGTGCACGAGGGCACCGTCCTGATGCGCCTCACCAGCCGGGCGGGGGCGAGGCTGCCGGTCACCTGCACGGCGCTGGGCAAGGCCATGCTGGCCGGCCTGGACGACAGCGGGGTGTGTGAACTGCTGGCATCCCGGGAGCCGTTCGAGGCGCGCACGCCCTGGTCCCTCACGACGCTCGACGCGCTGCTCGCGGAGGTGCGCGAGGTGCGCACGGCCGGACACGCCGTCGACGACCAGGAGGCCGCCGAGGGGATCGTGTGCGTGGCGGCGGCCGTTCCCGGACCGGCCGGGGGCGGCCGGTCCTTCGCCGTCAGTTCCTCGCTGCTCAAGTCCGAGGCCACCCCCGAGCGGGTGGCGGAGCTCGCCGCGCTCATCAAGGGTGTCGTGCGGAGGATGGGCGGAGCGGCGTGA